The following are encoded together in the Terriglobales bacterium genome:
- a CDS encoding cysteine desulfurase family protein, whose translation TRAAVERARESVAELLGCRAAEVVFTSGGTEADNLALFGLVEKGDHVVTSTIEHHAVLNSCKRLEEMGCEVTYVPVDGQGRVDPEDVRRALRPNTKLISVMMANNETGVLQPVKEIGRIAAEADVYFHTDAVQAAGKAPIDVHQIGCDLLSISGHKMHAPQGTGALFVRKGTLIHPLFYGGNHERSRRAGTENVPGIIGLGKAAELAMASLAHGDAERLAGLRDRLESRVLGEIESTGVNGAGAPRVPATTNIYFDFIEGEAMVIALDLKGLAISTGAACSSGAIEPSHVLTAMGLRPERARASLRFSLGKQNTTEDVDFALTVLPETVARLRELSPVYKRRAVPMRTIGKPE comes from the coding sequence ACGCGGGCGGCGGTGGAGCGCGCGCGCGAGTCAGTGGCGGAACTGCTCGGCTGCCGCGCCGCCGAGGTCGTCTTCACCAGCGGAGGCACGGAGGCGGACAACCTCGCGCTTTTCGGTCTGGTGGAGAAGGGCGACCACGTGGTCACCTCGACCATCGAGCACCACGCGGTGCTGAACTCCTGCAAGCGGCTGGAGGAGATGGGTTGCGAGGTCACCTACGTTCCCGTGGACGGCCAGGGGCGAGTGGATCCCGAGGACGTCCGGCGGGCGCTGCGGCCGAATACCAAGCTGATCTCGGTGATGATGGCCAACAACGAGACTGGCGTGCTGCAGCCGGTGAAAGAGATCGGAAGGATCGCCGCCGAAGCCGACGTCTATTTCCACACGGACGCTGTGCAGGCGGCGGGCAAGGCGCCAATCGACGTCCACCAAATCGGCTGCGACCTGCTCTCCATCTCCGGACACAAGATGCACGCCCCGCAAGGGACGGGCGCGCTGTTTGTGCGCAAGGGGACGCTGATCCATCCGCTCTTTTACGGCGGGAACCACGAGCGCTCGCGGCGGGCGGGGACGGAGAACGTCCCCGGCATCATCGGGCTGGGCAAGGCGGCGGAGCTGGCGATGGCCTCGCTGGCGCACGGCGACGCCGAGCGGCTGGCCGGGCTACGGGACCGGCTGGAGAGCAGGGTGCTGGGCGAGATTGAGTCCACCGGCGTGAACGGCGCCGGCGCGCCCCGCGTCCCCGCCACCACCAACATCTATTTCGATTTCATCGAGGGCGAGGCCATGGTCATCGCGCTCGACCTCAAGGGGCTGGCCATCTCCACCGGCGCCGCCTGCTCCTCGGGCGCCATCGAGCCCTCGCACGTGCTCACCGCCATGGGACTGCGTCCGGAGCGCGCCCGCGCCAGCCTGCGCTTCAGCCTGGGCAAGCAGAACACGACCGAGGACGTGGACTTCGCCTTGACCGTCCTGCCGGAGACGGTAGCTCGTCTGCGCGAACTTTCGCCGGTGTACAAGAGACGGGCAGTGCCCATGCGAACCATCGGCAAGCCGGAATAA